From Brassica oleracea var. oleracea cultivar TO1000 chromosome C3, BOL, whole genome shotgun sequence, a single genomic window includes:
- the LOC106333383 gene encoding B3 domain-containing transcription factor ABI3, protein MKTLHVAAKGGDLAEGCGILAGDADETILMDGMGDVGREIWLDDHGHGHREEDDIIVHHDPSMFYGDLPTLPDFPCMSSSSSSSTSPAPVNAIVSSASSSSAASSSTSSAASWAILKSDGEDPTTQNQNQYASGNCDVESSAALQSTASMEIQLDNTQGFGCGEGGGDCIDMMETFGYMDLLDSNEFFDTSAIFNQDEDTQNPNLMDQTLERQDQIVVPMLENNNNNSGGDMQVMNHSLEQEDDLAAVFLEWLKNNKETVSADDLRKVKIKKATIESAAKRLGGGKEAMKQLLKLILEWVQTNHLQRRRTNNNNLSYQQDPFQNPNLIPPSDQTCFSPSTWVPPPPQPPPPQQPAFVSDPGYGYMPAPNYPPQEYLPLLESPPTWPPPQSGPMPLQQFTMPNPQYTPFQDPGGGFTGYNMNPYQYPYLPSSGQMRDQGLLRLCSSATKEARKKRMARQRRFLSHHHRHNNNQQNQTQIGEVCGAVDPQLNHVPTTATGGTWMYWPNVPAMPPPVSSQLPAMETQLPTMDRAGSSSVMPRQQVVPDRRQGWKPEKNLRFLLQKVLKQSDVGNLGRIVLPKKEAETHLPELEARDGISLAMEDIGTSRVWNLRYRFWPNNKSRMYLLENTGDFVKTNGLQEGDFIVIYSDVKCGKYLIRGVKVRQPAGQKPEASSSAAVTKRQSKSQRSINNNSPSANIVASPPSQAVK, encoded by the exons ATGAAAACCTTGCATGTGGCCGCGAAGGGAGGAGATCTGGCGGAGGGTTGTGGAATACTCGCCGGAGACGCTGATGAGACTATTTTGATGGATGGAATGGGTGATGTCGGTAGAGAGATCTGGCTAGATGACCATGGTCATGGTCATCGTGAAGAGGATGATATAATTGTTCACCATGACCCTTCAATGTTCTACGGAGATCTACCAACACTCCCTGACTTCCCATGCATGTCCTCATCTTCATCATCTTCAACATCTCCAGCTCCCGTCAATGCAATCGTCTCCTCAGCCTCTTCCTCCTCGGCAGCTTCTTCCTCCACTTCCTCAGCTGCTTCTTGGGCTATACTGAAATCAGACGGTGAAGATCCGACGACTCAGAATCAAAACCAGTACGCATCAGGAAACTGTGATGTCGAGTCTTCAGCCGCACTACAGTCCACTGCTTCCATGGAGATTCAGTTGGATAACACTCAAGGTTTCGGTTGCGGGGAAGGCGGTGGTGATTGCATTGATATGATGGAGACTTTCGGGTACATGGATCTACTCGATAGCAACGAGTTCTTTGATACGTCAGCCATCTTTAACCAAGATGAGGACACGCAAAACCCTAACTTGATGGACCAAACGCTCGAGAGACAAGACCAGATCGTTGTTCCAATGTTGGAGAATAATAATAATAATAGTGGAGGAGACATGCAAGTGATGAATCATTCGCTGGAACAAGAAGATGATCTTGCGGCTGTGTTCTTGGAGTGGCTGAAGAACAACAAGGAGACGGTTTCAGCTGATGATCTGAGGAAAGTGAAGATAAAGAAAGCTACTATTGAATCAGCGGCTAAAAGGCTAGGCGGTGGGAAAGAAGCGATGAAACAGCTTTTGAAGCTGATTCTTGAATGGGTTCAAACTAATCATCTACAAAGAAGACGCACCAACAACAACAATCTCTCATATCAACAAGATCCTTTTCAAAACCCTAACCTAATCCCACCGTCTGATCAAACATGTTTCTCACCGTCCACATGGGTTCCGCCGCCTCCTCAGCCACCACCACCACAACAACCGGCTTTTGTTTCGGATCCGGGTTATGGATACATGCCTGCTCCAAATTATCCGCCTCAAGAGTATCTTCCGTTACTCGAGTCTCCACCGACGTGGCCACCACCACAGTCTGGTCCCATGCCACTTCAGCAATTCACTATGCCAAACCCTCAGTATACTCCATTTCAAGACCCTGGAGGTGGTTTCACTGGATACAACATGAATCCGTATCAATATCCTTATCTTCCTTCGTCTGGACAAATGAGAGATCAGGGATTGCTTCGTTTGTGTTCCTCAGCTACTAAAGAGGCTAGAAAGAAAAGGATGGCGAGACAGAGGAGGTTCTTGTCTCACCACCATAGACACAACAACAATCAGCAAAACCAGACTCAAATCGGAGAAGTCTGTGGTGCGGTGGATCCTCAGCTTAACCATGTACCTACTACAGCCACTGGCGGGACTTGGATGTATTGGCCTAATGTCCCTGCCATGCCACCGCCGGTATCATCTCAACTACCGGCGATGGAGACTCAGCTGCCCACCATGGACCGAGCTGGCTCTTCTTCTGTTATGCCACGTCAGCAGGTGGTACCAGATCGCCGGCAG GGATGGAAACCAGAAAAGAACTTGCGGTTTCTCTTGCAGAAAGTGTTGAAGCAAAGCGACGTGGGTAATCTCGGAAGAATCGTCTTGCCAAAA AAAGAAGCTGAGACGCACTTGCCGGAGCTGGAGGCAAGAGACGGCATCTCTCTGGCCATGGAAGACATTGGAACCTCTCGTGTTTGGAACCTGCGCTATAG ATTTTGGCCGAACAACAAAAGTAGGATGTATCTCCTCGAGAACACCG GCGATTTTGTGAAAACAAATGGGCTCCAAGAAGGTGACTTCATAGTCATATACTCCGATGTCAAGTGTGGAAAATAT TTGATACGAGGGGTTAAAGTAAGACAACCAGCGGGACAAAAGCCAGAGGCGTCGTCGTCAGCAGCTGTAACGAAGAGACAAAGCAAGTCGCAGAGGAGCATTAACAACAACTCTCCGTCTGCAAATATAGTCGCTTCACCACCTTCTCAAGCAGTTAAATGA
- the LOC106336303 gene encoding putative kinase-like protein TMKL1 (The sequence of the model RefSeq protein was modified relative to this genomic sequence to represent the inferred CDS: added 51 bases not found in genome assembly) yields the protein MASLRFLHVFFFFFFFFHLILHCHSLSGSSDAKLLVGKIKPSLQGASESLLLSSWNSSVPVCQWRGVKWVFSDGSPLQCTALSSSPPTQWTNLSLYNDSSLHLLSLQLPSANLTGSLPGELGEFSMLRSLFLNINALSGPIPLELGYASSLSDVDLSGNALAGAFPPSIWNLCENLVSLKLHDNSFSGALPEPALPNSTCGNLQVLDLGGNKLSGEFPEYVTKFKALKLLDLSSNLFEGSVPDGLGLLQLESLDLSHNNFSGMLPSFFGDSKFGAESFQGNNPSLCGLPLKPCLGSSRLSPGAVAGLVIGLMSGAVVVASLLIGYLQNKKRKSSIESEDDLEEGDEEDEVDGEGKLVVFQGGENLTLEEVLNATGQVMEKTNYGTVYKAKLSDGGNIALRLLREGTCKDRSSCLPVIKQLGRVRHENLVPLRAFYQGKRGEKLLIYDYIPNISLHDLLHESKPGKPALNWARRHKIALGIARGLAYLHTGQEAPIIHGNIRSKNVLVDDFFFARLTEFGLDKIMVQAVADEIVSQAKSDGYKAPELHKMKKCNPRSDVYAFGILLLEMLMGKKPGKSGRNGGEYVDLPSLVKAAVLEETTMEVFDLEAMKGIRSPMEEGLVHALKLAMGCCAPVTTVRPSMEEVVKQLEENRPRNRSALYSPTETRSDAETPC from the exons CATCTCATTCTCCACTGCCACTCTCTCTCCGGCTCCTCTGACGCGAAGCTCCTCGTGGGAAAGATCAAACCTTCGCTCCAAGGCGCCAGCGAGAGCCTCCTCTTGTCCTCTTGGAACTCATCTGTTCCCGTCTGCCAATGGAGAGGGGTAAAATGGGTATTCTCAGACGGCTCCCCTCTCCAATGCACCGCCCTCTCTTCTTCACCCCCAACCCAATGGACAAACCTCTCTCTCTACAACGACTCCTCCCTCCACCTCCTCTCTCTCCAGCTCCCTTCCGCTAACCTCACCGGCTCCCTCCCCGGAGAGCTCGGCGAGTTCTCCATGCTCCGAAGCCTCTTCCTCAACATCAACGCCTTGAGCGGGCCCATCCCTCTCGAGCTCGGCTACGCTTCCTCTCTCTCCGACGTTGATCTGAGCGGTAACGCCCTAGCCGGGGCCTTCCCTCCGTCGATTTGGAACCTCTGTGAGAACCTCGTCTCGTTGAAGCTTCACGATAACTCCTTCTCCGGGGCCTTGCCTGAGCCCGCCTTGCCGAACTCGACTTGTGGTAATCTCCAAGTTCTTGATTTGGGTGGCAATAAGCTCTCAGGCGAGTTCCCTGAGTACGTAACAAAGTTTAAAGCTCTCAAGTTGCTTGATCTTTCGAGTAACCTCTTTGAAGGCTCTGTTCCCGATGGTTTGGGGTTGTTACAGCTAGAAAGTCTCGATCTTTCTCACAATAACTTTAGTGGGATGCTCCCGAGTTTCTTCGGTGATTCCAAGTTTGGAGCTGAGTCTTTCCAAGGGAACAATCCTAGCCTCTGTGGTTTGCCTTTGAAGCCGTGTCTAGGCTCCTCTAGGTTGAGTCCTGGCGCCGTCGCTGGACTGGTGATAGGTTTAATGTCTGGAGCGGTCGTTGTCGCGTCGTTGCTGATAGGGTACTTGCAGAACAAGAAGAGGAAGAGTAGTATAGAGAGTGAAGATGATCTGGAAGAAGGCGACGAAGAAGATGAGGTTGATGGTGAAGGGAAGTTAGTTGTGTTCCAAGGCGGTGAGAATCTGACGTTGGAAGAGGTTTTGAACGCGACGGGGCAAGTCATGGAGAAGACCAACTACGGTACGGTCTACAAGGCCAAGCTTAGCGATGGAGGGAACATCGCGTTGAGGCTGTTGAGAGAAGGTACTTGCAAGGATAGAAGCTCTTGTCTGCCTGTTATAAAGCAGCTAGGACGCGTTCGCCACGAGAATCTGGTTCCTTTGAGAGCTTTCTATCAGGGGAAGAGAGGAGAGAAGCTGCTCATCTATGACTACATTCCCAACATAAGCCTACATGATTTGTTGCACG AAAGCAAACCGGGGAAGCCGGCTTTGAACTGGGCCAGGAGACACAAGATTGCGTTGGGAATAGCGAGAGGACTTGCTTATCTTCACACCGGACAAGAAGCTCCCATCATCCACGGCAATATAAGATCGAAAAACGTGCTGGTCGACGACTTCTTCTTCGCTAGGCTAACTGAGTTTGGGCTTGATAAGATTATGGTGCAAGCGGTGGCGGATGAGATCGTCTCGCAGGCGAAATCAGACGGGTACAAGGCGCCTGAGCTCCACAAGATGAAGAAATGCAATCCGAGGAGCGACGTTTACGCGTTTGGGATCCTTCTCTTGGAGATGCTGATGGGGAAGAAGCCTGGAAAGAGTGGGAGGAACGGTGGCGAGTACGTGGATCTGCCTTCTTTGGTTAAAGCCGCGGTGTTGGAGGAGACGACGATGGAGGTTTTCGACTTGGAGGCGATGAAAGGGATCAGGAGTCCGATGGAGGAAGGTTTGGTTCATGCGTTGAAGCTAGCGATGGGATGCTGTGCTCCTGTCACGACGGTTAGACCGAGTATGGAAGAGGTTGTGAAGCAGTTGGAAGAGAACAGGCCGAGGAATAGATCAGCGTTGTATAGCCCTACGGAAACGAGGAGCGACGCTGAGACACCATGCTGA